The DNA window ATTCCCATTCTTCATTTACTTTCTTAAAAATGGCGCCCATGAGCTGTAGCCAAGAGGTTTCATTTTTGAAAAATCCCCAGCAGGTTGGTCTGCATCGCCTGATCCTTTGGATGATCATTGTCCGGTTAACGGAAAAAGGGAAGTTTATGAGTGCGCCAAGCAAAGCTGTCTTAATAATCCCTATTCCAGCGTTGTTTTTGAAGTCTACGACGATGTGAAAGAGATGGGTGAATCTCCGGAGCTATTGGGGAAAAGTCCCAAACTCTGCAGGGATACCCTCCGCACCTGGTGTTTTGATGTGGAACTGTCCGAACGCCAACGTGAGGTCCGCCTGGTCGTCACCACCGCCGGAGATGGCAATACAGGTGATTTTGCAAATTGGGTAAACGCC is part of the Pontiella agarivorans genome and encodes:
- a CDS encoding NPCBM/NEW2 domain-containing protein encodes the protein MDDHCPVNGKREVYECAKQSCLNNPYSSVVFEVYDDVKEMGESPELLGKSPKLCRDTLRTWCFDVELSERQREVRLVVTTAGDGNTGDFANWVNA